The genomic segment CCAAGTTTGTTAACATCGGTGGCCTGAAGGTGCGTGCGCCGGTGAAGAGCGCCGGTGTCGTCGTCGGCCGGGTCGTGGACATCCATTTCGATGCCGAATCCTACGAAGCTGTGGTGACCATCAGCATCGACGGCCGCTACCGCTTTCCGAAGGACACCTTCGCCCTGATCCTGACCGCCGGGCTGCTCGGCGAACAGTACATCGGCCTCGATCCGGGAGGTGACGAGGCGATGCTCAAGGCGGGCGAAGTGATCGGCAAGACGCAATCGGCAGTGGTGCTGGAGAAGCTGATCAGTCAGTTCATGTTCAACAAGGCGTCCGAAGGACCGAGCGAAAAATAGAAGGGGGAACCGAACGATGAGAACGCAACTGAGGAGCCGCTGGTCCTGCCTGGCCTGCGCCGCCGCGCTCGTCGCTCTTGGCGGCTGTGCGACGACGGCGAACAATCCGAAGGATCCGTTCGAGGGCTTCAACCGCGCGATGTTTGCCGTCAACGAGGGGCTCGACGTCGTCATCAAGCCGGTCGCCCAGGGCTACGACGCAGCGGCGCCGCTGCCGCTGAAGGTGGTCATCGGCAACTTCTTCGGCAACATCTGGGATGCCTGGACCGCGGTCAACAACGTGCTGCAGGGCAAGGGCCAGGACGCCGCTTCCGATCTCGGCCGGGTGCTGATCAACAGCACGCTGGGAATCGGCGGCGCTTTCGACATCGCCGGCGAGATGGGTCTGGAGAAGCACTCGGAGGATTTCGGCCAGACGCTCGGCAAGTGGGGCGTCGCCGACGGCCCCTTCTTCTACTGGCCGCTGATCGGACCGCGGACGACGCGCGACACCTTCGGCTGGATGGTCGACGTTTATGTCGATCCGGTCTGGCACCTCGACGACGTGGCGCTGCGCAACAGTCTCGCGGCAACCCGTTACATCAACCTGCGCGCCAGCCTGCTGCCGTCGGACAAGGTGGTCGAGGAAGCCGCAATCGACCGCTATGAATACATCCGGGACGCCTACCTGCAGCACCGCCGCAGCCAGATCTTCGATGGCGCGCAACCGCATGAGGTGATCGTCGACGAACCTGCGCGCTAGACCCGGATCAAGACTGCCACAACCCGCCGGCGTCCACCGGCGAGCCACACCTGCCTGGAAAACGATGATGAAGTTCGCACTGGCCCTGCTGTTCGCCCTGTTCTGCAACCTGACGCCCGCACTGGCGCAGGAAAACGCCCCGGACGCCCTCGTCCGCAAGGTTACCGACGACGTCCTCACCGTCGTCCGCCAGGACAAGGATATCCGCAGCGGCAACACGCGCAAGGCCATCGACCTGGTCGAGACGAAGGTCCTGCCCTACTTCAACTTCCAGCGCATGACGGCCCTTGCCGTCGGGCGGGACTGGAACAAGGCGACGCCCGAACAGAAGACACGCCTCGCCGAGGAGTTCAAGACGCTGCTCGTCCGCACCTATGCCAACGCTCTGACCTCCTACAAGGACCAGAGGATCGTCTACAAGCCGACCCGGTTGCAGCCCGACGACAGCAGTGTCGTCGTCCGTACCGAGGTGGTGCAGCCCGGCAGCCAGGCGGTCCAGCTCGATTACGAACTGGCGAAGCAGGGCGACGGCTGGCAGGTGTACGACGTGCGGGTGGCCGGTGTCAGCCTGGTGACGAACTACCGCGACACCTTCAGCCAGGAGGTTCGCAGCAATGGCATCGACGGCCTGATCGCGCTGCTCGGCAAGCGCAACAAGGAACTCCAGGCAGGCAAGTCATGATCGTCGGCACGGACGGCGGGCTGCGAGTCAGCGCGCCGATGGTGATCGCCAACGCACGCTCACTGCTCGCTGCCGGACGCAGCTGCCTGCACGCCCGTGCGGCGGCGTCGCTCACCGTCCTCGACCTCGCCGAGGTCGGCGAAGTCGACTCGTCGGCCGTCAGCCTGATCCTCGCCTGGTTGCGCACCGCCGGCGAACGTGGTCTGCAGCTGCGCATCATCAATCCGCCGGCAAGCCTGCTCAGCCTGGCCTCGCTCTACGGCGTAGCCGAACTCCTGCCGCTGGCCTGAGGCGGCCCGCTGCTTGCCACGACCAATGGGCGTTGCGGTTGCCATCGATCGCGTCGAGAAGCGCTTCGCCGCCGTGCAGGCACTCGCCGGGGTATCGCTGCGGATCGACGAGGGTGAGTTCTTCGGCCTGCTGGGGCCGAACGGCGCCGGCAAGACGACGCTGATTTCCTGCCTGGCCGGTCTCAGCCGGCCGGACGCGGGCAGCTGGCCGTCCTCGGGCACGACGTCGTCCGCGACTACCGCGCCGCCCGCCGCCTGCTCGGCGTGGTGCCACAGGAACTGGTCTTCGACCCCTTCTTCTCGGTCCGCGAGACGCTGCGCATCCAGTCGGGCTACTTCGGCATCCGCAACAACGATGACTGGATCGACGAGATCCTCGCCAACCTCGATCTCGTCGCCAAGGCCGACACCAACATGCGGCGGCTGTCCGGCGGCATGAAGCGGCGGGTGCTGGTTGCCCAGGCGCTGGTGCACAAGCCGCCGGTGATCGTCCTCGACGAGCCGACCGCTGGCGTCGATGTCGAACTGCGGCAGGGCCTCTGGCAGTTCGTCCGTCGTCTCAATCGCGACGGCCACACGGTGATCCTGACGACGCACTACCTCGAGGAGGCCGAATCGCTCTGTGGCCGCATCGCCATGCTCAAGCAGGGGCGCGTGGTGGCGCTCGACTCGACCGCCAACCTGCTGGCTCGCTTCGCCGGGCAGACGCTGAGCCTGCGCCTGGCGCCGCCGGCAGCGCTGCCGCGACACCTGGCGGCGCAGGCAACGAGGGTCGACGGGAACTGGGCCTTCCCGCTTGCCGGAGCCCGCGAGGTCGAGCAGCTGCTGGCCGAACTGCGGCAGGCAGGTTGTGTCATCGACGACCTGCGGCTGACCCAGAGCGATCTCGAGGATGTTTTCCTCGGCGTCATGCGCAACGCGGCCGACAGCCGGAGCAACGACCGATGACCGGCTTTCGCACGCTGCTCTACAAGGAAGTCCTTCGTTTCTGGAAAGTCAGCTTCCAGACCATTGCCGCACCGGTGTTGACGGCGCTGCTCTACCTGCTGATCTTCGCGCACGTTCTCGAAGCGCATGTGCAGGTGCATGGCGTCCCCTATACCGCTTTCCTGATCCCCGGTCTGGTGATGATGTCAGCGCTGCAGAATGCCTTCGCCAACAGTTCGTCGAGCCTGATCCAGTCGAAGGTGACGGGCAGCGTCGTCTTCGTCCTGCTGCCGCCGATCTCCTACGGCGAGTTCTTCCTCGCCTACGTCGTCGCCGCCATGCTGCGCGGCCTGATGGTCGGCACCGGCGTCCTGCTGGTGACGATCTGGTTTGCCGTGCCGGCGGTCGAGGCACCGCTGTGGATTCTCGTCTTCATCCTCCTTGGCGGCGGGATCATGGGCGCACTGGGGATGATTGCCGGCATCTGGGCCGACAAGTTCGACCAGCTCGCCGGCTTCCAGAACTTCCTGATCATGCCGCTGACCATGCTCTCCGGCGTCTTCTACTCGATCCATTCGCTCCCCGGCTTCTGGCAGCAGGTATCGCATTTCAACCCTGTGTTCTATATGATCGACGGCTTTCGTTACGGCTTCTTCGGCATCTCGGACGTGCCGCCGGAGACCAGCCTGGCGGTCGTCGGCAGCAGCTTCGCCCTGGTATCGGCAGCAACGCTGCTGCTGCTGCGCAGCGGCTACAAACTGAGATCCTGAATCATGATGCACCCTGAACGAGTCCAGCAGTTGATCGCCGCTGGCCTGCCCTGCGAACACCTGCAGGTCAGCGGCGATGGCCACCACTTCGAGGCGTTGATCGTCAGCGCCAGCTTCGCCGGCAGGAACCGCGTGCAGCGCCAGCAACTGGTCAACCGGATCCTGCAGCAGCATTTCGACTCCGGCGAGTTGCATGCGCTGTCGATGAAGACGCAGACCCCCGCAGAGTGGAGAGACGCCAGCCGTGGATAAGCTGCTGATCGAGGGAGGCCGGCGGCTCGCCGGCGAAGTCGCGATTTCCGGCGCCAAGAACGCGGCGCTGCCGATCCTCTGCGCCAGCCTGCTCAGCGCCGAACCGCTGCATCTGCGCAACGTGCCGCAACTGCGGGACGTGGCGACGATGCTGCGGCTGATCGAGCAGATGGGCGTCCAGGTCAGCCGCGAGGGGACTTCCGAAGTCGTCCTCGACAGTCGCAACCTCGACAATCCGCTCGCCCCGTACGACATGGTCAAGACCATGCGCGCGTCGATCCTCGTCCTCGGTCCACTGCTGGCGCGCCACGGCGAGGCCCGGGTGTCGCTGCCGGGCGGCTGTGCCATCGGCGCCAGACCGGTCGAGCAGCATATCCGCGGTCTGCAGGCAATGGGCGCAGAGATCCAGGTCGAGCACGGCTATATCCATGCCCGCATTGCCGGCGGCAGGCGGCGCCTGCAAGGCACCCGCATCGTCACCGACATGGTCACCGTCACCGGCACCGAGAACCTGATGATGGCGGCGGTTCTCGCCGACGGCGAGACGACGATCGAGAATGCCGCCCGCGAACCGGAAATCGTCGATCTTGCCGACTGCCTCAGCTCAATGGGGGCGCGCATCTCGGGCGCCGGCAGCGACCGCATCCGCATCCGCGGCGTCGACTGCCTGCACGGTGCAGCGCACACGGTAATGGCCGACCGCATCGAGACCGGCACCTACCTCTGTGCGGCAGCGGCAACCGGCGGCAGCATCCGGCTGACCCACACTTCGGCCGCCTACCTCGATGTCGTCGTCGATAAACTGCTCGACGCCGGCTGCGAGATCGTCGCCGAGCGCGAGGCGATCCGCCTCGCGGCACCGCAGCGTCTCAAGGCAGTCAGCGTGCGCACCTCGCCGTACCCGGCATTCCCGACCGACATGCAGGCGCAGTTCATGGCGCTGAACTGCGTCGCCGAGGGCACGGCGGTGATCCGCGAGACGATCTTCGAGAATCGCTTCATGCATGCCGTCGAGCTGATCCGGCTCGGTGCCGACATCCGGATCGACGCCAGCAACGCGCTGGTCACCGGCGTCGAGCATCTGCAGGGAGCGACGGTCATGGCGACCGACCTGCGCGCGTCGGCCAGCCTGGTGATTGCCGGACTGGTGGCGCAGGGAGAAACGCTGATCGACCGCATCTACCATCTCGACCGCGGCTACGAGCGAATCGAGGAGAAGCTCGAACAATTGGGCGCCGTCGTCCGGCGAATCCGCTGAGCGACGCGGCCGCGGCGACCCGGCACGGCGACTGCTGCCCGCATGCGCTTCATCCACTGCGCTGACATCCATCTCGACAGTCCGCTGCGCGGGCTGGAACGCTACGAAGGCGCACCCGTCGACGAGATGCGCGACGCCACCCGTCGCGCCTTCGCCAATGTCGTCGACCTCGCCATCGAGCGCGCCGCCGACTGCGTCCTGATCGCCGGCGACATCTTCGACGGCGACTGGCCGGACTTCAATACCGGCCTCTACTTCGCCGCGCAGTTGCGCCGCCTGGCCGCTGCCGACATCCGCGTCTTCCTGAGCTACGGCAACCATGATGCGGTCAGCAAGCTGACGCGTTCGCTACCGCTGCCGCAGAACGTCTTCTGCTTTCCCGCGAATCGTCCGGCGACGCAGGTGCTCGCAGACCTCGACCTGGCGATCCACGGCCAGAGCTTTGCCAGCGAGGCGGTGACGATCGACCTCGCCGCCGCCTATCCCGCGCCACGCGACGGGCTGCTCAACATCGGCGTCCTGCACACCGCGCTGTCGGGGCGCGAGGGACATCAGCCCTACGCGCCGACGACGGCACAGCGCCTCGCCGACAAGGGCTACGATTACTGGGCGCTGGGTCATGTCCACACCCGGGAGATCGTCCGCGAATCGCCATGGATCGTCTTCCCCGGCAATACACAGGGGCGGCACGCGCGTGAGACCGGCGCCCGGGGCTGCATGCTCGTCGAAGCCGAGGCCGCCCTCGGCATCCGTTCGGTCGAGTTCGTTGCCACCGACGTCGCACGCTGGCAGCAGCTCGTCATCGACATCGCCGGACTGGCGTCGGCGGAGGAGCTGCACGCCGCCGTGCAGAACGAGGTGCGTTCGCTGCAGGCGGCGGCGGAGGAGCGGCTGCTGGCGATTCGCCTGACGCTGACGGGGCGCGGGCCACTGCATCGGCTGCTCGTCGCCGATCGCGAAGCGCTGCGGGCGCAGCTCGCGGCCTCGGTTGGCGAAGCCTCGGCCGGCCGCGCCTGGCTCGAAAAGGTCCGCATCCGGGTGACGGCGCCGCTCGACCTCGAACGCCTGGCCGGCCGCGACGACCCGATCGGCCTGCTCCTGCGCTCGCTCGATTCGCTGGCCGCCGACCCGACGGCGCTGCACTCGCTCGCCGAAGCCGTGCTCGCCGATCTCGGCCAGAAGCTGCCGCCCGATCTGCGCGGCGCCGACGGTTCGTGGGCGCTGGATGCGGACGCAGCCCTCGCCGACGCGCTGGCGAGCGCCAGGGAGCGCCTGCTGGCGGTGATCGGCGCCGAGGACACGCGATGAAGATCGAGCAGATCGATCTCAAGGCCTACGGACACTTCAGCAATCAGCGCCTGAGCCTCGCCGGCAGCGCCAACCTGCACCTCATCTGCGGCCCGAACGAGGCCGGCAAGACCACCCTCTGGCGCGCGATCAACGGCGCCCTCTTCGGCATCCCCGAAACCACCCGCGACGGCTACCTGCACGGCAACCCGAAACTGCGCGTCGGGCTCGTCCTGTCGTCGCGCGCCGGCGAGCGGCTGGCCGTGATGCGCCGCAAGGGTCGCGTCAATACCCTGCTCGCCTACGATCCCGGGACGGCCAGCGAACTGCCGGCGACGGTGCCCGACGAGCGACTCGGCGACTGGCTCGGCGGCCTCGGCCAGGGACTCTTCCTGGCCATGTTCAGCCTCGACCACGCGGCGCTGGTGCGTGGTGGCGAGGCGCTCGCGCAGGGCCGCGGCGATGCCGGCGAAAGCCTTTTCGAAGCCGGCGCTGGTCTTGGCTCGATTCGCGCCCTGCGCACCCGGCTCGAGAGCGAGGCGGAAAGCCTGTTCAAGCCACGTGCTTCGAAGTCGGCCATCTACCGGGCGCTGGCCGAGCACGAGGAAAGCCGGCGGCAGGCACGGGAAGCAGCTGTGCGGCCGCTCGACTGGACCGCAGCGCGGTCGGCGATGGAAGCGGCAAGCAAGGAGTACGAAGCCGCCCGCGCCGAGCAGCTGCGACTGCACACGGAAGCACGGCGGCTGGAGCGTCTGGCGGCGATCCTGCCGGACGTCGCCGCGCTCGGGCTGGCGCGGCAGCAACTCGGCGAACTCGCCGCCGTGCCGCTGCTGCCGCCGTCAGCGGCGAGCGAGCGGGTGGCGGCCGTGACGCAGCGGGCGGAAGCACTCGCCGCCGAACGGGCGGCGGCGTCGCGCCTGCAGCAGCACCAGAACGCGCTGGCGGCGATCCGCATCACCGACGCCGTCCTCGCCGACGCGGAAGCCATCGAGGCGATTCACCACGCCACGGCCGCCTGCCGTGAAGCAAGCCTGCAGTCGGCCCGCGCGGCAGCGGCCATCGCCGCGGCGCGCGGCCACCTCGATCGCATCGGGCGGCAGATCACCGGCGACGCGCAACCCGCCGATGCGCTGCAGTGGATCCCCGATGCGACGCGGACCGCCCGGATCCGCGCACTGATCACCGAGGGCGCGACGCTCAAGGCCAGCCACCAGGCCGCTCTCGCACACCGGCAAGCGAAGACGCTCGAGGTCGCCCAGCTCGAGGCAGCGCTGTGCGAGCTGCAGCAGACGCTGGCGAGCGACGATCTCGGAAACTACCTCGATTCGATTGCCGACCAGGGTGATCCGGAAGCGCGGGCGCAACAGCTCGAGGACGAGGTGGCGGCAGCAGCCACCCGGCTCGCAGCCGAAGCCCGCGGCCTGCGGCTGCCGGCGGCGGCCGTGGCGCGGACGACGGCGCCGCTCGACGCGGAGCTGCAGGCATTCCGGCTGCAGGACGAGGAGTTGCGCCGCCGCGAGCGCTCGATCCGCGAGGCGATCGAGAAGCTCGAGGACGATCTCGCCGCCCTGCGCGGTGACATCAAGGGTCTCGAGATCCGTGGCAACGTCCCGACCCGGGAGGCCATCGCCGCCCTGCGGAGCGCGCGCGACGGCCTCTGGCTCGCGCTCCGCCGGCATTTCCTTCCCGCCGACGCCAGCGTTGCGCGCGATCCGCCGCCACCGGCCGAAGCTTACGAGCTTGCCGTCAGCCGTGCCGACGAGGCCGCTGACGACCTCTTCGCCGACGCCGAACGCGCCACCCGCTATGCCGGGTACCGCGTCCGCGAGTCACAGATGGAGAGTGCCCTCGATCTCGACCGCCAGCGCGCCGCCACGCTCGCCGGCGACACGCACGAACTCGCGCGGCACTGGGCGGCGCTGCTCGCGGCGAACGGCCTGCCGCCGCTGAAGATCGGCGAAGCGGCAGCCTGGCTGGCGAAGCGCGAAGCGTGGCAGCAGAAGTTCGACGCCAGCCAGGTGCAGCGGCAAGAAGCAGAGCGGCTGCGCCTGCTGGCGCAGGACGTCCGCAGCCGGCTCGGCGAACTCTGTGGTCGACCGGAAACAGCCGCGCAGACGGCAGGCGAACGCCTGTCGGAAAGCCTGGCGCGAGCGCGGGCGATCAACCGCCGGCACGCCGAGCAGCGCACGCAACGGCAGCTGAAGAGCAGCAGCCTGGCGAACGCGGTCGCAGTGCTGCAGCATGCCACGGACGCCGCCACCGACAGCGGTGCCGCGGTCGCCGGCTGGACAAGCCGCTGGGCGGCGGCGATGGCCTCGATCCGGCTCGCCGCCGACGCCAGCGAAGCGGAGGCAACCGCCCGCCTGCAGCAGTTTGCGGAGCTGGTCGACGCGCGCGACAGCCTCGACCGATCGCGCAAGGAGCACGACGACGCCCGCATCCAGATCGACGACTTCCAGACCCGTCTCGCGACGACCTGGCAGCGGGTCCGCGGCGAAGCACTGCCGGTCGATGACCGCAGCCCCGACCTCCTCGCCGCCGAGCTCTATCGCGAACTCAACCTGACGCGTTCGCTGCAGGAGAAACGGAACACCCTGAGCCAGCAGATCGCCGACGACCAGCAGGCCATCGACGAAGCGCGGCTGACCGCCGGCGGAGCGGCGACGGTCATCGAACGGCTTCAGCGGCAGGCCGCTTGCGACACGATCGAGGACCTCGAACTGGTCGAGGGACTGAGCGCGCAACGCGGCGCACTGACCGCCGAGGTTCTCGGCATCGAAGCGCGGCTCGTCCGGGCGGCCGGACTTCCCCTGCCGGAGGTCCTCAGGCAGGCGGCCGGCCAGGAACCCGACGCCATCGCCGAAGGCCTGGCGCGGAATGCGCAGGAGAGCGAGCGGAACGTCGCCGACGTGCAGCGCAGTCACGAGCGCTACCTCGCTGCCCGGCAGCATTTCGCGACGATGGACGGCTCGGCGGTCGCCGCCGACGCGCAACAGCGGATGGCGCAGCACGCCGCGCGCCTCGCCGAACTCGCTGCCGACTACGCCGCCGCACGGATCGCCGCGGCGGTTCTGGCACAGGTCATCGACGCCTACCAGAAGCGCAACCAGGCGCCACTGGTCGACAAGGCGTCGCGCCACTTTGCCGCGCTCACCGGCAACCGCTACCGCGGCGTCGTCGTCGACTACGACGACGAGCGGCAGATCCTCAAGGCCGTGCGCGCCGACGGCGAACGCCTGCACATGGAGCAGTTGAGCACCGGCCGCCGCGACCAGCTCTTCCTCGCCCTGCGGCTGGCAGCGATCGAAGGCCACCTCGACAACGGCGAGCCGTTGCCGGTCATCGTCGACGACATCACCGTCCACTTCGACGACGCGGCGGCGGCCGCCACCTTCAGGGTCCTGGCCGAGCTGTCGCAGCGAACGCAGGTTCTCTTCCTGACGCATCACGAGCACCTCCTCGACGTCGCCAGCAAGGCGGTCGGCAACGATGCCTACCGCGCGCACCAGCTGTCGGGGTGACCCGGGCGATGACACCGGTGACTCACCCCGGCGCCGGCTTCGCCGTGGCGCGATCGGGCAGGAGATGCGGAAGCCGGGTTGAGCCTGTCCGCCGGCATCGCTGAAGAAATGACTGGAGCCGCAGCATGGAAATGATCATCGACGTCATCCTCAAGGCCGGCCGTTCCGCCGTCGAGTTGGCCTTCTTCGTCCTCCTGCCGGTAATGGTGGTGATGCTCTGCCTGATGCGCCTGCTCGAAGCGCGCGGCCTCCTCGACGCACTCGTTGCCCGGCTGACGCCGCTGCTGAAGCCCTTCGGCCTCAACGGCATGGGTGTCTTCGCCGCCCTGCAGATCAGTTTCGTCAGCTTCGCCGCGCCGATCGCCACCCTCAGCATGATGGAGCAGCGCGGCACCTCCGACCGCCACCTCGCCGCGACGCTGGCGATGATCTTCGCCATGGCGCAGGCCAATGCCGCCTTGCCGATGATGACCATGGGCCTGCACCTGGGAAGCACACTGGCCTTTTCACTCATCGGCGGCCTGGCCGCCGCCACGCTCACCTACCATGTCTTCGGCCGCCACCTCTCCGCGGTCGAGGAGAACGTCGACGAGAGCCTGCAACATC from the Accumulibacter sp. genome contains:
- a CDS encoding ABC transporter permease; this translates as MTGFRTLLYKEVLRFWKVSFQTIAAPVLTALLYLLIFAHVLEAHVQVHGVPYTAFLIPGLVMMSALQNAFANSSSSLIQSKVTGSVVFVLLPPISYGEFFLAYVVAAMLRGLMVGTGVLLVTIWFAVPAVEAPLWILVFILLGGGIMGALGMIAGIWADKFDQLAGFQNFLIMPLTMLSGVFYSIHSLPGFWQQVSHFNPVFYMIDGFRYGFFGISDVPPETSLAVVGSSFALVSAATLLLLRSGYKLRS
- a CDS encoding STAS domain-containing protein; the encoded protein is MIVGTDGGLRVSAPMVIANARSLLAAGRSCLHARAAASLTVLDLAEVGEVDSSAVSLILAWLRTAGERGLQLRIINPPASLLSLASLYGVAELLPLA
- a CDS encoding ATP-binding protein, yielding MKIEQIDLKAYGHFSNQRLSLAGSANLHLICGPNEAGKTTLWRAINGALFGIPETTRDGYLHGNPKLRVGLVLSSRAGERLAVMRRKGRVNTLLAYDPGTASELPATVPDERLGDWLGGLGQGLFLAMFSLDHAALVRGGEALAQGRGDAGESLFEAGAGLGSIRALRTRLESEAESLFKPRASKSAIYRALAEHEESRRQAREAAVRPLDWTAARSAMEAASKEYEAARAEQLRLHTEARRLERLAAILPDVAALGLARQQLGELAAVPLLPPSAASERVAAVTQRAEALAAERAAASRLQQHQNALAAIRITDAVLADAEAIEAIHHATAACREASLQSARAAAAIAAARGHLDRIGRQITGDAQPADALQWIPDATRTARIRALITEGATLKASHQAALAHRQAKTLEVAQLEAALCELQQTLASDDLGNYLDSIADQGDPEARAQQLEDEVAAAATRLAAEARGLRLPAAAVARTTAPLDAELQAFRLQDEELRRRERSIREAIEKLEDDLAALRGDIKGLEIRGNVPTREAIAALRSARDGLWLALRRHFLPADASVARDPPPPAEAYELAVSRADEAADDLFADAERATRYAGYRVRESQMESALDLDRQRAATLAGDTHELARHWAALLAANGLPPLKIGEAAAWLAKREAWQQKFDASQVQRQEAERLRLLAQDVRSRLGELCGRPETAAQTAGERLSESLARARAINRRHAEQRTQRQLKSSSLANAVAVLQHATDAATDSGAAVAGWTSRWAAAMASIRLAADASEAEATARLQQFAELVDARDSLDRSRKEHDDARIQIDDFQTRLATTWQRVRGEALPVDDRSPDLLAAELYRELNLTRSLQEKRNTLSQQIADDQQAIDEARLTAGGAATVIERLQRQAACDTIEDLELVEGLSAQRGALTAEVLGIEARLVRAAGLPLPEVLRQAAGQEPDAIAEGLARNAQESERNVADVQRSHERYLAARQHFATMDGSAVAADAQQRMAQHAARLAELAADYAAARIAAAVLAQVIDAYQKRNQAPLVDKASRHFAALTGNRYRGVVVDYDDERQILKAVRADGERLHMEQLSTGRRDQLFLALRLAAIEGHLDNGEPLPVIVDDITVHFDDAAAAATFRVLAELSQRTQVLFLTHHEHLLDVASKAVGNDAYRAHQLSG
- a CDS encoding MlaC/ttg2D family ABC transporter substrate-binding protein, producing MMKFALALLFALFCNLTPALAQENAPDALVRKVTDDVLTVVRQDKDIRSGNTRKAIDLVETKVLPYFNFQRMTALAVGRDWNKATPEQKTRLAEEFKTLLVRTYANALTSYKDQRIVYKPTRLQPDDSSVVVRTEVVQPGSQAVQLDYELAKQGDGWQVYDVRVAGVSLVTNYRDTFSQEVRSNGIDGLIALLGKRNKELQAGKS
- the mlaD gene encoding outer membrane lipid asymmetry maintenance protein MlaD; translated protein: MSRKLLDLWVGVFVVLGMAAVLFLALKVGNLSAANFAETYPLRAKFVNIGGLKVRAPVKSAGVVVGRVVDIHFDAESYEAVVTISIDGRYRFPKDTFALILTAGLLGEQYIGLDPGGDEAMLKAGEVIGKTQSAVVLEKLISQFMFNKASEGPSEK
- a CDS encoding nucleoside recognition family protein; translated protein: MEMIIDVILKAGRSAVELAFFVLLPVMVVMLCLMRLLEARGLLDALVARLTPLLKPFGLNGMGVFAALQISFVSFAAPIATLSMMEQRGTSDRHLAATLAMIFAMAQANAALPMMTMGLHLGSTLAFSLIGGLAAATLTYHVFGRHLSAVEENVDESLQHPSAAGAKGVLDTINLAGAEAFRISVGAIPMLVLSLVVVGALKRLGIIDLLTQWLTPLLALVAIDPTLILPSLTKYLAGGTAMMGVMDEMRRAGQISVEQLNASAGFLINPFDLPGVAFLISAGRRVGAVWKPAALGGCIGILLRSIGHGFWA
- a CDS encoding metallophosphoesterase family protein produces the protein MRFIHCADIHLDSPLRGLERYEGAPVDEMRDATRRAFANVVDLAIERAADCVLIAGDIFDGDWPDFNTGLYFAAQLRRLAAADIRVFLSYGNHDAVSKLTRSLPLPQNVFCFPANRPATQVLADLDLAIHGQSFASEAVTIDLAAAYPAPRDGLLNIGVLHTALSGREGHQPYAPTTAQRLADKGYDYWALGHVHTREIVRESPWIVFPGNTQGRHARETGARGCMLVEAEAALGIRSVEFVATDVARWQQLVIDIAGLASAEELHAAVQNEVRSLQAAAEERLLAIRLTLTGRGPLHRLLVADREALRAQLAASVGEASAGRAWLEKVRIRVTAPLDLERLAGRDDPIGLLLRSLDSLAADPTALHSLAEAVLADLGQKLPPDLRGADGSWALDADAALADALASARERLLAVIGAEDTR
- the murA gene encoding UDP-N-acetylglucosamine 1-carboxyvinyltransferase; translation: MDKLLIEGGRRLAGEVAISGAKNAALPILCASLLSAEPLHLRNVPQLRDVATMLRLIEQMGVQVSREGTSEVVLDSRNLDNPLAPYDMVKTMRASILVLGPLLARHGEARVSLPGGCAIGARPVEQHIRGLQAMGAEIQVEHGYIHARIAGGRRRLQGTRIVTDMVTVTGTENLMMAAVLADGETTIENAAREPEIVDLADCLSSMGARISGAGSDRIRIRGVDCLHGAAHTVMADRIETGTYLCAAAATGGSIRLTHTSAAYLDVVVDKLLDAGCEIVAEREAIRLAAPQRLKAVSVRTSPYPAFPTDMQAQFMALNCVAEGTAVIRETIFENRFMHAVELIRLGADIRIDASNALVTGVEHLQGATVMATDLRASASLVIAGLVAQGETLIDRIYHLDRGYERIEEKLEQLGAVVRRIR
- a CDS encoding MlaA family lipoprotein, which translates into the protein MRTQLRSRWSCLACAAALVALGGCATTANNPKDPFEGFNRAMFAVNEGLDVVIKPVAQGYDAAAPLPLKVVIGNFFGNIWDAWTAVNNVLQGKGQDAASDLGRVLINSTLGIGGAFDIAGEMGLEKHSEDFGQTLGKWGVADGPFFYWPLIGPRTTRDTFGWMVDVYVDPVWHLDDVALRNSLAATRYINLRASLLPSDKVVEEAAIDRYEYIRDAYLQHRRSQIFDGAQPHEVIVDEPAR
- a CDS encoding BolA family protein yields the protein MMHPERVQQLIAAGLPCEHLQVSGDGHHFEALIVSASFAGRNRVQRQQLVNRILQQHFDSGELHALSMKTQTPAEWRDASRG